One genomic window of Deinococcus sp. QL22 includes the following:
- a CDS encoding IS1 family transposase has translation MSQKKCDERCTFVAQQTKNIWIWLAMNRTTRQIVGCFIGNRDAAGAFGLWQSLPAPYLDAVCHTDGLSAYKGVVFGALHVIGGTQHIERFNATLRLRIAHLVRKSLSLSRTQEHLELLIWMFIHRDNASLR, from the coding sequence CTGTCGCAAAAAAAGTGCGACGAGCGATGCACCTTTGTGGCGCAGCAGACGAAGAACATCTGGATTTGGCTCGCCATGAACCGCACCACCCGCCAGATCGTCGGCTGTTTTATCGGAAACCGAGATGCCGCTGGAGCTTTCGGGTTGTGGCAGAGCCTCCCTGCCCCTTATCTCGATGCGGTGTGTCATACCGACGGCCTCAGCGCCTATAAAGGCGTGGTGTTCGGTGCGCTGCACGTCATCGGTGGGACACAACATATCGAACGGTTCAATGCCACGTTGCGGCTCCGTATCGCTCATTTGGTACGCAAGAGCCTGTCCTTGAGCCGCACACAAGAGCATCTCGAACTCCTGATCTGGATGTTCATTCACCGCGACAACGCGTCATTACGTTGA
- a CDS encoding transposase, whose protein sequence is MTPSATVNIGGLSEFVQPYHTLFQDRRLFRAFQAALSGILASGTTRLAQMARVAPGTGACPQAERRLRRLVHHEHRRSDLSADTLLDHIQAQGRARVAGSDEVIVILDGSDLRKPHSQTLEYLDTVRDLNGQPVAGYRTLNAIGLTCDGRQTLLYHTLYSALAPGFTSENTVVLQALAQITRALRAAGVLRIIFVLDRGFDSLRILRRLRRLHVDFVIRARHLDRQTRLRPTGEGEPLHGALHRAPVRHVFELARPVKQGRRLIWRPTRTELRAQQVWLDEGRLPVQAVHLSFPTRPKGDEEGWVLLTSLPVSPGVDAGQVVRLYLRRWSIEDVFAWTKTSLGWEDVRIHDVQALRTLVAMSWVVASDVFTLGETLDAPELRLLAHLGGDVLIRTAHLARKPSSSACSGWRLHTSPPRPPGKGDRKSLETMCWIAF, encoded by the coding sequence ATGACGCCCTCAGCGACAGTGAATATCGGTGGCCTGAGCGAATTCGTGCAGCCGTACCACACGCTGTTCCAAGATCGGCGCCTCTTCAGGGCGTTTCAGGCGGCGCTGAGCGGCATCCTGGCGAGCGGCACGACGCGTCTGGCACAGATGGCGCGCGTCGCCCCCGGTACGGGGGCGTGCCCGCAGGCGGAACGCCGACTGAGACGACTGGTGCACCATGAGCATCGGCGAAGTGACCTCAGCGCCGACACCCTGCTGGACCACATTCAAGCGCAGGGCAGGGCGCGGGTTGCCGGGTCGGATGAGGTGATCGTCATTCTGGACGGCTCTGACCTCCGCAAGCCGCACAGCCAGACGCTGGAATATCTGGACACGGTGCGGGATCTGAACGGCCAGCCGGTCGCGGGCTACCGCACCCTCAACGCCATTGGCCTGACCTGTGATGGACGTCAAACCCTGCTGTATCACACGCTGTACAGCGCTCTGGCACCAGGATTCACCAGTGAGAACACGGTCGTCCTCCAGGCACTCGCCCAGATCACCCGCGCCCTGCGGGCAGCGGGGGTGCTGCGGATCATTTTCGTGCTGGATCGCGGGTTCGACAGCCTCCGGATTCTGCGCCGTTTACGGAGATTGCACGTTGATTTCGTGATCCGTGCACGCCATCTGGATCGCCAGACGCGCCTTCGTCCAACCGGTGAGGGGGAACCGCTGCACGGTGCGCTGCACCGTGCTCCTGTCCGTCATGTCTTTGAACTGGCTCGGCCGGTCAAGCAGGGTCGGCGGCTGATCTGGCGCCCGACGCGCACAGAACTGCGTGCGCAGCAGGTCTGGCTGGACGAGGGCCGGCTGCCCGTTCAGGCCGTGCACTTGAGCTTTCCCACGCGTCCCAAAGGGGATGAGGAGGGCTGGGTGCTGCTCACCAGCCTGCCGGTGTCGCCCGGCGTGGACGCCGGGCAGGTGGTGCGCCTGTACTTGCGCCGCTGGTCCATTGAGGACGTTTTTGCGTGGACAAAGACGTCCCTAGGCTGGGAGGACGTGCGCATTCACGATGTCCAGGCCCTGCGCACCCTGGTGGCGATGAGCTGGGTGGTGGCTTCTGACGTCTTCACGCTGGGTGAAACGCTAGACGCGCCAGAACTTCGATTGCTCGCCCATCTGGGCGGCGATGTCCTCATCAGAACCGCCCACCTGGCAAGAAAACCCTCCTCCTCGGCTTGCAGCGGCTGGCGGCTGCATACCTCACCACCCAGACCACCCGGCAAGGGGGACAGGAAGTCTCTGGAAACGATGTGCTGGATCGCCTTTTAG
- a CDS encoding IS1 family transposase: MNTPAPAPLVLECDELCTFVTRQTNTRWIWLAMNRASRQIVGCFIGNRDAAGAFGLWQSLPTPYLDAVCHTDGLSAYKGVVFGALHVIGGTQHIERFNATLRLRGAHLVRKSLSFSRKPEHLELLIWMFIHRYNASLR; this comes from the coding sequence GTGAACACTCCAGCACCAGCCCCACTGGTGCTGGAGTGTGACGAGTTATGCACTTTTGTGACACGGCAGACAAACACCCGTTGGATCTGGCTGGCTATGAACCGCGCCTCCCGCCAGATCGTGGGCTGTTTCATTGGAAATCGAGATGCCGCTGGAGCCTTTGGTCTGTGGCAGAGCCTCCCCACCCCGTATCTCGATGCCGTGTGTCACACCGATGGCCTGAGTGCCTACAAAGGCGTTGTTTTTGGCGCACTGCACGTCATTGGCGGCACCCAACACATCGAACGCTTCAATGCCACCTTGCGGCTCCGAGGCGCCCATTTGGTACGCAAGAGCCTCTCCTTTAGCCGCAAACCAGAGCATCTCGAACTCTTGATCTGGATGTTCATTCACCGCTACAACGCGTCATTACGTTGA
- a CDS encoding IS1 family transposase produces the protein MNGLTCPACEGVYIVKNGHAHTGKQRYLCRVCRHQFTLNHTRTPVSPETVTLVDRLLSERLSHRGICRVVGVSRSWFRRHLQSLIKTVPHTIELESPVVKKA, from the coding sequence ATGAACGGTCTGACGTGTCCAGCGTGCGAGGGCGTCTACATCGTCAAAAACGGTCACGCCCACACCGGCAAACAGCGCTATCTGTGCCGGGTCTGTCGCCACCAATTCACCCTGAATCACACCCGAACGCCGGTTTCGCCCGAAACCGTGACCTTGGTTGACCGGTTGCTCTCCGAACGCCTCTCTCACCGAGGCATTTGCCGCGTCGTCGGGGTCAGCCGAAGTTGGTTCCGTCGCCACCTCCAATCTCTGATCAAGACCGTGCCACACACCATCGAGCTCGAATCACCTGTCGTAAAAAAAGCGTGA